TATAGGAATAAAAAACAAAATAAGCTAAGAGAACAAACTCCTAGCTTATTACTTATCGACTTTATTTTTTCAGTTATTTGCCTATGAATTAAAAACTAATCTTATAACAATTACCTAAATTATTCATTCCTTAGTTAAGGCTTAGCAGGAGCTGTAAGCTCATTAATTGCAGATTCTACTGCAGCATTGGCAGCCGTTAACAATACATCAACTGATGTGTTCAAGGCAACAAGCTCTTTTGCTCCGTTTTCCCCATCAGCTTTATTTACACGATCCATAGCTTTTGGGCATTATCTTTAGTAGCAGCTCCTTGATCAACCCCTAACTCAGCATGTTTGCTCTTGAGTTTATCCAGAAATGCCTTAGTTGCAGTTGTAAAATTAGTTACCTTTTCATCCAGATTTTGTTCCTTAAAAGATTCCAAAACGCTTAAAGCTTTTGATTTCTTATCTATATCTAATACAATACTATAAACTCCTGAAATCAATGAAGTATTTTTATCAGTACTACCATCATCAGTAAGAGTACCGTTATTTTGAAGTTTCTTACCAATAGCTTTAGCAAGCTCGTCAATAGACTTAACTAAAGTATGAACTTCTTTAACACTTGCTGCAAAATCACTAGCATCTTTTATTTTTGCACTTATTTTTGCCAAATTAAGTACTGTTCCATCAGGCTTAGCTATTTCCTCACTTTTAAGATCTGACCCTCCATTATTACATGATATTAATACCATAAATAAAGTCATTATTATTGCACTTATTCTTTTCCTCATTTCATTATTACACACATATTTTTAAATCTTAAATTACAATAAAAACATACTTTTAATATCATACTTGCAATTATTTATATTCAATCTTTACTCATATAAACAATTTTATATACAAATAAACATTCCCTAAATAACATTAGAAGCTAAGAGCATTACACTCCTAGCTTCCTATTCCTTTTTGACTTTATTTTTCCCTGCTCTTACAGCTTACTTAATCAGAGAAACTACACTCCTGCATTAAAAACAAGAAAAGCTTTTCCCTTAAATAACTTTATATTTTTAGTTTGATGATTTATTAGTAATTGGTTGAGCATCCCCAGATTCAGTAGCATCAGTTTCAGTAATCTCAGAATATTTTATTCCCTTTACTGCTTCTCTTATCTTATCTAGATTGCTACTTACTGTTTTCCTAATTATAAAATCAAGTACTCCTAATACCTTATTTACTGCGCTTACTGCTGCTGCTTTAACTACATCAGTATCTGCAGCATTAGCACTAAATTTACCTCCTTTAATCATAGCCTTAAGAGCTACTGCAGCTACTAGGTCTGCATTTGTTTTTGCACCGTTGTTAGCAGCAGCAGCATTAGCATTAGAAGCAGCCAGTGCACCAGCTTCATGATTATTGTTGTTGCCAGCAAGGGCAGCTGGCGCAGTAGCCTCAGCATTCTTAATTTTATCAATCATTGCCCATGGGTCTGCCTTAGCAACCTCAGATGCTAATTTATCACCAGCATTAGCAGCAGCATTCCCATTTGCACTACCAAGAACAGCAGAGGCATCAGTAGTAGCAGCAGCATTTACTGGTCCACCTGCATTTCCTTTTGCAATCTTTACTCCAGACTTATCTGCTACATCAATAATAGCTTTAATCCCTGCAATTATAGCTTCAACCCCATCTTTATCAGCAGCACCAGGAACAGCATCAGCATTATCACCAATATTAGTATCACCAGCTTCTTTAGCAACACCAGCAAGTTTAGTTAGGGCAGTAATTAGTTGTTCAAAGACATCACTAGCACTGTTAATTGCACTCTTAACAGCTTCAATTGTGCTGCTATTAGCATTTTTTGCTTCAGATATTTTATTTGATAGCTCTTTTAACTTATCCTTAGTAGTTGTAAGTCCATCTCCTATTTTCTTAAAGTGTTCACCTACTTTACTTTTCTTGTCACCAGATTTAACTGCATTAAATCCTAATGCATCACCTATTGCATTTCCAAAAATTCCAAATATATCTTGAAATCCTTGCCCTATTTTAATAAGTGAATCTAAGAAAGGATTTTTAGATCCAGCAGCCAATTTAACTTCTTATTTTTCATTACAACAATATAGAAGGCATCTGAGACGCATCTCTAAGATTGCCTTCTAATCTTACTTTTAAGTAATTAATCTAACTATCTATCTTATTACTGACCTGTTGCTTTTGGAGCTCTTGCTTTATCTATTTTTTCTTTTGCTTTCTCAAGAACATTCTTTACTGTCTTCTTAATTAGATCTTCTACTGCCCCTAATAGTTTATTTGTTGCATCTATACCTACTGCTTGTACTGCTTTGTCATTGTCATTATTATTTGAAGCCAATTTACCATCTTTAACTAAGGAACGTAATGCCATCCCTCCTGCTACTGCTGCTGCTTTAGCCGTTTCTTTTGCTAAATGATTTGCAGTCCCCCCTACTGCAAATTCCAATGGAGTTGTCTCTGCCTTTACATCTTCTGCTACTGCTTTAACATGTCCTTCTTGTGAATTAACTATTGATGCTAATATTTCTTCTCCACTTACCGCTGATACTATTAATGACGCTTTATCTGAATCTGTTGCTCCTGGCGTGTTATCTGTAGCTAATATTTTAACTCCATCCTTATTATCTAAATTATTTATTTTTACTGCTGTGGTTCCTGCTTTTGGCTCTGAAACACCCACTGCCTTTGCTATGTCTAATATTCCTTGTAATGCTTTAAGGGCTTTTTTTAACACATCCTCTTTTGCTTTTGCTCCTGCAGCATTACTTGCTGTCCAACTTACTGGATTAGTATCACCTATATCCTTCAAGGAATCTAAATGACCTTTTAATGTGCTTAAAGTAGTTTTAGCTGCATTAACTGCACTTCTAATTGCTACGGATATTGGTCCATCTTTAGCTCCTTCTACTTCTGACTTTTTTGCTACTTGTTCTAACTCTTCTGATGCTTTTCCAATCTTATCACCTAGACTGCTAAAATAGCCTCCTACATCCTCTTTCTTTGTAGTTGCTTTAGCAGTAAAGCCTAATGTATCTGAAACTAACTCTAAAAATGAATAAAAGACATTTTCAGCACTTCTACCTACATCCATTAAAACTTCACTTAAACTTCTTCCTCCTGTAGCTGCTGCTACGCCATCCTTCCCTGCTTCTACTGCCTGTTGTCCACATCCTATCATTAGAACAACTATCATCATCATTATACTTATATTTAACTTATTAATTATTGCACTTATTCTTTTTCTCATTTTTTTACGTGCCTCCTTTTAACTCAGAGGGCTAGATATAAATAAGAGAAACAAGTCTCATGCATAGAGAGCAATAGAAGAGTTCTCCTTAAATGACTTTATTTAGTTATGTTTATTAATAATTCTTTATTCTTATTTTTTCTTTTCAGTTTCTACGGGTCCAGTAGCCTATGCAGACTTATCTTCTTGTTTAACTGTAGCAAGAGTTTCATTTATTGTATTTAAACCACTATCAACAGTATTTCTAATAGTAATAATAATAGTACTTAATGTTTTGTTTACAGAACTTGCTGCCCCTTTGGCTGCCCTCTGCTTCAGTCTTATTGTCACCAATATCCTTAACAATAAATTTACCATCCTTAGCCATGGCTCTGAGCGCTATCCCTGCTGCAATAACCACATCTTTTTGGATTCCGAAGTAGTAAGTTTTTCATCATTTGCAGTACCAGTACCCTTGCTAAAGCCAGAGTAGCTGCATCTTTCGCATCCTTAACCGCACCATCTTTCCCAGCATTAGAATCCGCAGCAGCAATAGCTTGCAATATGTCAGCGCCAATTACTGCTCCTATTGATGCACTTGCTGCTGCTACATGTTTATCTTCAGCACCATTATTAGCCGCAGTCTGGGCCCCAAATAGCCTACCAATATCCTTTTTATCATCATTAACAGGTTTAGTCTTGTCTACTTGTCCATTTCCTTCTTTTATTACCAAATCAACTATTTCTTTTATTCCCACAATCAGATTCTTTACACTTCCTGCATTAGGACTATTCCCAGCCGCATCAGATTTTACAACCTCACTAATTGATGCTCCACCAGTAGCACCACTAACTGCTTTCTTTGCTCCTGCTGCGATCTTGTCTAATACTTCTGCGATAAACTTATCAACTACTTCCTTCACTTTTACATAATTACCATTCTTAGCAACTTCATCTTGCAACTTCTTTTTAACTGATGTCATTGTGTTTTCAATATCAGTGAAATACTTCCCTATATCACTCTTTTTGTATCTGCTTTAATACCAAAAGCCCCAGTAACCATATCTCCAAAAGTCACAAAAACATCTAAAAATCCTTTCCCTAAATTAGCTATAGATGTTAAATACACATGTTTAGGATCTTCCGCAACCCCACTGCTACTACAGCTTGCTAATACCACAAATAAAGTCATTATTATTGCACTTATTCTTTTCCTCTTTTTTTCCGTGCCTCCTTTTAACTTATACATTAGCTTCAGCATTAAAACTAAAGATTTGCAAAATATTTAGTTTTAATTATTAATGCAAGGAAAGAATTTATAGACAACTATGTACTATTTAATAGTAAA
Above is a genomic segment from Borrelia hermsii DAH containing:
- a CDS encoding variable large family protein, producing MRKRISAIINKLNISIMMMIVVLMIGCGQQAVEAGKDGVAAATGGRSLSEVLMDVGRSAENVFYSFLELVSDTLGFTAKATTKKEDVGGYFSSLGDKIGKASEELEQVAKKSEVEGAKDGPISVAIRSAVNAAKTTLSTLKGHLDSLKDIGDTNPVSWTASNAAGAKAKEDVLKKALKALQGILDIAKAVGVSEPKAGTTAVKINNLDNKDGVKILATDNTPGATDSDKASLIVSAVSGEEILASIVNSQEGHVKAVAEDVKAETTPLEFAVGGTANHLAKETAKAAAVAGGMALRSLVKDGKLASNNNDNDKAVQAVGIDATNKLLGAVEDLIKKTVKNVLEKAKEKIDKARAPKATGQ